In Sphingobacterium sp. R2, the genomic stretch GTGATCTTTTTAACTATGGGCATTCCCCCCATAAAGCCCAATTTTACAAAATTATACAGTTTCTCCAAAATCATACCGATAAAGAATTCTTTAAAGATTACAATTTTCGCCTGAATCATCAGGATAAGTTTAGCGATAAACTTGAATTTGCAGGTTTAATGTATTTAAAAGTCGGTTTGGAAAATGACTATTATATCGTTTGGTTTAGAATAGAAAACCGTAGTCAGGTGATGCAGATGATGTTGGAAAATACAAAATCTGAAAACAAAAGACTCAAAATTTGGGAGGACATACGTTACGATGTCGCCAAACCCTGGAATGATGCTGAAATCAATTTCGTTCTTCGCCTAAACCAAATCATCAAAGAATCTATTTTTGCCAAATTAAAAGAACGCCAATTACTGAATGAAGAGCTTCTCAGTTTGAATAACGAGTTGGAAATGTTTACCCATACCTTATCGCACGATTTAAAGAATCCATTGTCCATCTTAAAAATGGGAATACAATTCCTACAACAACACCCGGACAACATTGACTTAACAAAAATCAACAGATGGTATCAGAATTTCAGCCGTAGTGTTACAAATATAGAAGATATCATTAATAATATGGTTCAAATAAGCCAACATCGCGCTAGCATTTTGGACAAAGAACCAATTCCGATGGCATACATAATACAGCGCATATTTCAAGAAAATAGTATGCTGTACGATGTTAATAATTGCCAGCCGTGTTTTGGCAAGCTATTACCGATCTGGGGCGAAAAAAGTGCAGCATATCAAATTTTTTCAAACTTGATTATTAATGCAATAAAATATTCAACACAATCTGATACGCCAGTAGTAACAATTGATAGTTCCCATCAAAATGACCATACGCATTATCGAATTCAGGATAACGGTATTGGAATTCCAAGTGAACAATTGCCACATATTTACGAAATGTTCACCAGAGCCAATAATGTAGGTTCAATACCTGGTACGGGCATTGGTCTTTCACTCGTCAAAAGAATAATGGAACGGTTAGGCGGAACAATTAAAATTGAATCTGAAGTCGGGCAAGGGACTACTGTCCACCTGTATTTCCCTATTGTTGAACCATTCCCTGAACAAATGTTGATCGATTGATCCCTAATCTTGAATACTGAAATCTGTCAAACTATTTTCCAACAGACATTGTTTATTTATAAATAGAATAGCGTCCCTTAGTGTGGGATGCAATCAACTAAGCAAAAATCGAAATGGAAGAAATATTATCACAAAGTGCAGTAGTAAAACGAGGTATTATTATTGCCTACTATTTTAGTAACATATGGTACGGGAAAGGATTACTTGGGAAACGAACAGCGCCGGATCCAAATGACACTGATCCTAGCGAACATCCTGAACCAGACTTAGACGAGATAGATCCCGAAGAAGAGGAAAACATCAATTATAAACATCAAAATCCAACGGACGAAAACTAAAATATAGAGATGAGGATGAGAAAAATCCATACCGTGCTCAACATGTTAAAAAACCAACTAACCCAAAAATACAGATTGACCATTACGTCAATCTGTATTGGATATGACCAGTCATCAATACAGCGATGGATTGATGAAACTATTAATTTAAAATACCTCGCTCGAAAGCAAATTTAACCAAATGCGCGGTATTTTTTACTCCAGCTTTGTCAATTAAGTTTTGCCTATGGCCCTCAACTGTACGCTTGCTTAAAAAAATCTTGTCTGCAATTTCAACATTGGTATACCCTTCAGCTATCAGTTTTAATACTTCAAGCTCTCGATCCGAGATGTCGAAATCTTCATACATCTCTCCTCGCAGCTGTGTATAACTTTGTCCGGAGCTGACTTGATCCAACAATATCATGGCGATTTCTTCACTTAGATACCGACCACCAGCCGCGATATGATTTAATCCAAATAGTAATTCGCTATAGCCAACATTTTTAACCAAATAGCCCGAAAGTCCAGATTCGAAAGCTTCAATAACATAATTGATCTGGTTAAGCATGGATAATATAACCACTTTAACCGTTTCATACTGGTTTTTTATCATCTGCAGTAGTTCCATCCCGTCCATTTCATCCATACTGATATCGGTCAATACAATGTCCGGGACAGGATTTGAAGCTAAGAATTGGAGCGCCTGTTTTCCATTAGAAGCCTCCCCAACAACTTCAAACCCATCTTGCGATTCCAATAGTAATTTTATTCCGTTACGAACAACCATGTGGTCTTCAACCAATAGGATTTTTATCATTATTATCTGTTTAAATAGTCAATTTAATTATAATACCGGTCGTCAGCGTATCATTCATAATGCGTGCATTGTAAAGTTCAGCAATCTTTGTTAAACGCATAGGATTACTTACAGCCGGTTTTTTTGAGAATGCATCTCCCTGTCTAAAAAAGGGAGAAATTTTGATTAAGATCTCAAATTCAATCACCTGTATTGATATCGCAATAGCCTTAGCAGTTACCTCATCATTTAAATATTGAAATAACGCCGTTATGAATTTAAATAGATGGACTTGTGTCTCGCGGTCCAACTCGCTCAAATGTGGATCAAGTAACGTATCAATTGTAAAACCAGATTGATTCTTATAACTCCCTACCAACTCATCTACTGCATGAAAAATTCCTAAGTCATTTAAAATCGGATTATAAAGTAAAATTGCTTTATTGCGAATTTCTATAACCAACGTCCCAAGTGAATCGCGTAAACTACGTAACTCTTCGAAATCACCATAGCGATTTGTAAAATTTTGAAGTGATATACGCATTCCATAAAGCTCCTGAGCCAATTCATCTCGGAAATACCGTCCTATTTTTCCAAGATCATCCTGTTGGTTTTTGATAATCAATTTATAGAAGTCCTCCTGACTACCATCCCATGCCTGCTTCAATTCCGAATGATCTTCAAATCTTTCATACTGTTCTTTCGCTCCTTCCGATATGTCAAAATATATTTTTTTGTTGTCGTTCCCCATATTGCTTTCCACGTCATGTTGTACCTATAACCATCCAAATAGGGCAACAGTTTTAAAAATTAATATCTATTTCTTTAAATAAAATGTACAAATTAATACACTACGTATAAATACGTGTAAGCAGTAGATAAAAAGGGGAAATTAAACAGGAAAACACTTATTGTTTAAGCAAAATAGACAAATTAAAATACGTTGGCGACACAAAATCACAATTTAAAAATTTGATTTACAATTGTTTAAAGATAAAACATACCATAACCATGACTTAAAAATCAGTACAGCCACTATTTTTAGTACTATTTTCTAGCATCCTAATTGCAGTAAATGCAACAAGATAGACACTTAAAATTTGATAAAATGGAAAATACAACAATCGATCAACTCTTTAAGGAAAAAAGACCTACATTAAAATATTTGGCAGCGCAATTTACAAATGATCCAGATGAGCGGGAGGACTTGGTGCAGGAAACCATGGTTAGGTCACTAGCATCTATCGAAAAGTTTCTGAAGCATCCTAAGTTGATGTCATGGCTCTATATCATTATGAAAAATACGTATATCAATCAATATACACGTAATAAACGACTGGAGAATTATAGAAGTGAATATATCAGCACTGGCTATCGAAACGACATGGCAACAAATCGTGGAGAGAGTAATTTTGTGGCATCGGATATTCAACAGGCATTAAACAGTCTATCGAAAGACTATTACAATGTTTTTGTAATGTTCTTAGAAGGATTTAAGTATTATGAGATCGCTGAGCATCTTCAGATTCCTGAGGGTACAGTCAAGACACGGATACATATGGCTAGAAAGTCATTGCAAAAGCAGCTCAAGATTTATTCAAAGAGCGTTGATTAGCATAATCGATCCATTAAAAAAAACAGTTCACAAAGTAGTCATGGCCAGAAGAAATTCTGGCCATTTCTATAAAAACTATTCTATTATCCTATTCAATTTATTCCCGCAACCTATTCCTTCAAGTGATGTTTGCCGATAGGTATTTCCTATATATTTATTATATTTAGGCAATTAGTTAATTATAAACATCATATTGAACATTAAAATGTATGAAAAAGCTATTAATCTATACTTTTCTAATAGGCTTAAGCGGAAGCTTATTTTTATCTTCCTGCGGTAAAATAGCTCATGAGAATCCGAATAGAATTCGTGTAAGTGGTGAGGGAAAGATCCGAATTATGCCTGATCAAGTAACCTTGACAATCAATACGTCTTTTACAAAACCAAGGATGGTAGATGCTGTAAGAGAAACGCAAGCGACTGTCGACACAGTATTAGCATTGCTGAAAAAATACGGAAATGACAAACAAGATATTAAAACTAGCAGTGTTTCGGCTAACAAAGATTATCAATATGTTGCCAATACCAATAAATTTGTAGGTTACCAAGCGCAGCAAACAATCGATTTCGTTTTACATGATTTATCTAAATTCACAGAATTGACAGGAAAACTATTAGAAACTAAAATAAGTGGAATTGGGTCGATATCTTTTGACCATTCTAAAGCAGACAGTATTTTGAGAGAAGCCGACCTCATTGCGTATGATGATGCTTTAAAATCTGCAAAAAAACTTGCTTCGAGGGCTGATATTAAAATCGGGAAACTGTTGTACTTGTCCAATGATGGGACCGTGTCAAACGAATCAAATCAATATCGGACAGGAATGGCTTTAGAGACATTCAATAAGGGATATGGTGGTGATGGCTTCAAAATTACACCAGAAGTTTTAGAATTTAAGAGAACGATATTTACGGAATTTGAAATTAAATAGCTTTTTTTTTCCAAGCTGATCGAATCACTTATTGTACTATCATTTAATCTTTCGTTTACATCGACTTCATAAAAGTTGTGTTATTTTATAGAACGATAGGAAATAAAATTAAAAGGGGTTAATGTATGTATTATGAAAACAATAAGCTATTTTGTCGGGGGGATTTTATTTAGAATCTTTTTGGGCCAATTCAGTTCATTTTATTCACCGTTAAGATTTTACAAAACTTAATGGTTTCAAAGAATGAGATAAAGGTCCAATAATCATATTATCATACATGCTTTTAACCAAAGACGCCTTTGGCGAAGATTTTATATGGGGAGTTTCCACAGCTGCCTACCAGATTGAAGGGGCTCACGACCTGCACGGTAAGGGACCTTCAATATGGGATGTATTCGTACAAAAAAGGAATCGCGTATTCCAAAATCAACATGGCAATGAAGCCTGTGATTTTTACAATCGGTATGACCAGGATTTATATCTAATGAAGGGAATGCATATTCCCAATTACAGATTTTCTTTATCATGGAGCCGTATATTTCCAAATGGAATAGGCGAAGTAAATCAAAGAGGTCTGGATTTTTATGACCGCCTAATTGATCTATCTCTTGAACTTGGAATTACTCCATGGATTACATTGTATCATTGGGATCTACCGCATGCATTAGAGAAAAAAGGTGGGTGGGTAAACCGTGAGGTGAAAGACTGGTTTGGAGAATTCGTTTCCAAATGTGTGCAAACCTATGGTGATCGTGTCAAGAACTGGATGGTGCTCAATGAGCCTACTGTCTTCACTGCCGCGGGCTATTTCTTTGGTGTACATGCTCCGGAAAGAAGAGGCTTGGGCAATTTTTTGGCTGCAGTCCATCATGCTGCTTTAGCACAGGCACATGGAGGGCGAATCATTAAATCAATACAAGCTGATAGCCATGTTGGCACCACATTCTCCTGTTCTCATGTAGAACCTTTTTCTTCAAGAGATAAGGACATCTTAGCGGCAAAAAAAGCAGATGTTTTGCTAAATCGTCTCTTTATAGAGCCGCTTTTAGGTATGGGCTATCCTACAGAAGAGATTAAAATCCTGAATAGAATCGAAAAGTATATTCAAGTGAATGATGAAAAAGATTTGAAGTTTAACATGGATTTCATAGGGGTACAAAATTATACACGGGAAGTTATACGATACGCAATGTTTGTTCCTTATCTTCGAGCGAAAATAGTATCTGCGAAAAAGCGTAGAGTTGAAATGACCGAAATGAATTGGGAGGTTTACCCAGCTTCCATCTACTATATGCTTAAAAAATTTAGTTCATATTCTAATATGCCCCCTTTGATCGTCACTGAGAATGGAGCTGCGTTTGCCGATCAAGTAGAAAATGGTATCGTTCATGATCCAAAAAGAGTTAACTATTTACAAGACGCTTTAAAGCAAGTTTATCGTGCAAAACAGGAAAATGTAAATATTAAAGGATATTTTGTATGGACCTTTCTTGACAATTTTGAATGGGCAGAGGGCTATCGTCCAAGATTTGGACTGGTGTATGTTGATTTCAAAAATCAAATGCGTATTATAAAATCTTCCGGACAATGGTATGCAAATTTCTTAAATAACAACGCTAGTCATTCTGAGTAGTGTGATTAGACTGATTAATAATCTTTAATAAAACCACGGCAACAAGTATTGCTAAAAAAACGACCAAAATTGTGCTATAAAAATTCCTTCCGTTATAGGCAAAAAAATAGATTGCAAGTCCCGCGGAAATAGCGGGTATAGCAATAAACGTTAATTTAACCCAATCTATTCTTTCCTCCTCTCGGCGAACACTTTCCGGTTCAAGAGTATTGGTGAGATGCGGCATGCGCGCCTGGAAAAAATTTATGATGAGGTCTACATCCTCTGTGTTAAGTTCACGAGGACGAATGAGGCGCTCCCTTAAAGCAATCACTAAATTTTGTCGATCACGTTTTACAGAGATAATGTCAGCTATCTTAAACCACTTTCTATAGCCCATGGGATTCATTGCGTACCCTTTGTAATCATTGTTTTCTGGCAATAGACACATAAACTCAGTAGAATTTAACGAAAATACAATATCGGTACGGTCACGTCCAATTCCCTTGAATGTAGAAATCGCAGGCTTAACCGCTGTAAAACAAGCAGTTTGGAGCAAAAATATCCCGAAAGACAGATTAAATATCCATGATAAAAAAAAGCTTAAACTAATAAATCCAAAAATAAACCAGATTATATAGGACCAAATATCTACTTTGCGAATGATTATTAAAATCAAAATCGTAACTATCAAAGGCCCAATGCTTGCTTGCCAATCCCAAAATATACTCACAATCCCAAGGGTTGTGAATACTGTATAATTCAATAATAGAAAATAATCTGACTTCTTTAACAAATTAACTCGCTTAATCTCAATGATATTCTCCAATGTTGCCTATGATAAAATTAAAAAAATGTATACCTAATCAGTCTGATTACATAAATATAAATATCTTTAACAAAAAAAATCGAAAAATTAAATGCGCATTTTATGAAGACTTTTCAATTTAAATCACATAATATAAAAAAGGGTTTAATCTTCGGATCAGGTTATTTAGCAGTAGTATTTGTTCTTCTTTATGTCTTTTTAGGTGGTATAAATGGGCTTGCTGATGCGGCAAATAATTTTGGTTCCGCGAAAGGTTTAGGCATATTGGTCGCGGTAGTTGTAATTGGACCATTGATTATCCTCTTACAATTCATCAATCCTAAGATCGATATACAGGTTGACAGTAAGAATTTATCCATTAAGAACTCGAAAAAAGATTTCAAAACTATTCCACTAGCGGCAATTCATTCCATGGAAATCAACCAAACGCTGGTCAACCAGCTTCAGATATTTGATCAAAACAAACAACTACTCGCTACAATACATCCTCAAACCGACACCATTGTGATTTTTTCAATTGCCAGTACGATAGCGCAAAAGGGTGAATTTGTAGCCACAAAAGGAAACAAGAAGATTTTCGGAAATGTTGTTCCAACGGTCTCCTATTTAAGGCAATAAACCAGACACCTAGTATCGTGTTGAAAAAAATTACAAATATTCAGTACCTTTTCCTAGCCATAGCCACTATCATTCTCGGTCTGTTGTCCCGAAAAATAGGGGCAATACCACCGATCTGCGGTGATGTACTCTATGCTGTGATGGTTTACTGGCTATCACGCTTTATATTAATTAAAAATTCATTTCTCTTTTCCAGCATCATCACTGTTGTATGCTGTTTTACGATCGAATTTTTACAACTCATACAATCTCCGTTCTTTTTATGGATCAGAACCAATATGCTGTTACGTCTTGTATTTGGCCAGGGATTCGTATGGTCAGATCTAATCGCTTATTGTTTGGGGGCTATCGCAGCTACGTCTCTCGATTTCGGTTGGCATCTCAAGTTAAAATCGGTTCTTACTGAACGTGACTAAAATAACTTATTTTATAGTTGTTACTCCCATATCAATTCCCATATTTTCGTAAACCATATCATTCGGTTGCCAAAGCTCTATTTTGTTTCCTTCAATATCCATGATATGAACAAATTTACCATAGTCAAGTGCTTAGCGGTATTGAAAGCATAGCCCATTTCAAATGCCAGCAAGATACTTCCAACAAATACAACTCTTTTCATAATTCCATATAGATAAAAATTTGATTAGCAACCACTAGCCAATTTAGTCATTCATTTTTACAATGCCGTTTTAGTGGTAGAAAAAGAAATCTTTTTCAATGTCAAGATTATTGAAAAACGGCTATGTATTTATACTTTTGATTCGGCCAAGATTCATTGCTAATATTAGTAAAAATTGGAACAAAAGAGTTAAGAGCAGGTCAACTAAAAAATAAATTTATGTATAGTTTTAAAAACGATTATTCAGAAGGGGCGCATCCCCGCATTTTAGATAAACTTATTGAAACAAATCTCATACAGCAATCTGGGTATGGAGATGATGAATATGCTAAAGAGACAAAATCCATTTTAAGGAGAAAGATAGCTAATGAACTAGCCTGCGTCTATTTTCTATCTGGGGGGACACAGACCAATCTATTGGTACTATCGTTTCTCTTACGCGTTCATGAAGCCGTGATTAGTGCAAAGACTGGACATATATCTGCCAATGAAACTGGTGCTATTGAAGCAACCGGGCATAAAGTTATTACCGTAGAAACTATAAGTGGAAAATTAACTCCTGAAGATATCATAAAAACATTGAAAGAACATGCTTTAGCGCCACACGTGGTAAAACCACGAATAGTTTATATTTCAAATTCTACAGAAATTGGGACAATTTATACCTTGGTAGAACTACAGGCGTTATTCGGATGTTGTCAGCAACATCACTTGCTACTCTATCTGGATGGTGCCCGTTTAGGACATGCATTGACAGCGGCCAACAATGATTTAGCGCTATCAGATCTTGGAAAATATTGTGATGTATTTTATATTGGAGGTACAAAAAACGGTGCGCTTTTAGGTGAGGCTATCATTTTCAATAAGCCCGAATTGGCGATGGATTTCGATTATGCGATCAAACAAAAAGGTGCCTTACTAGCCAAAGGTCGCGTCTTATCCGTACAGTTTCTCGAATTGTTTAAAGATGATCTGTACTTTCAACTGGCGCAAAAAGCAAATTCATATGCGATGCAAATCTCTAAAGCAATTAAAGAAAAGGGCTACTCCTTTTTAACAGATTCCACCACAAACCAGCTATTCCCTATTTTACCAAAGTCTCTCATTCAGGCATTGAGTCAAAAATATCAGTTTTACATTTGGAAAGAAATAGATCATGATAATGCTGCTATTCGCCTAATTACTTCTTGGGCTACCGAAGAGGAACAGGTTTTGAACTTTATTGCTGACCTATCGGATTTAAGATAGTTTTGTTGCCAGCAACGTTCTACTTTCATTTAACGAGTTTAATACGTAGATGCCTGCCTATAAAACTCGTTAAATAAAAGTGGAATCAACTAAACTTTGGGCTCCAAAACTCGCCATACCGCAGTTGCAGCGATAGCACCGAAGAGTGTTGCAATGATTAACAACCATATCGAAAACAATTGGAATTAAGTTAAGTATTTCACAAGATCAATATAGCCAAATTTCATCACACGCCATCAGTGGATGCTTTGTGGGATGATTTCGCCATAGCGGTAATTTTCTATACGGGACAGCATAAATATGAATAGCAGTAACCTTACTATTTATTAATGTTTGA encodes the following:
- a CDS encoding ATP-binding protein, which encodes MNYTYQSNSQLVNKLQSFGSLVVLNRDFMVVGISESALHVDISKEKFLGTNFFHSVSKLFGESCIKVKNAVTDFIDSQQSSHILTIKVNKERIYVKLRKHDPFIYLEWERQHKKNIAAKKINELNFLLDSIHPNNWDRVCAAVSKLLNYDRVFVLHIQETGYSTVVAEHTANGKSHFKGKEFSKDFMPEKALEYYRSYSYRYAPQIEIEGQEFYSTDDGIDSLSSLLAPLPEPHRLFLKKIGVQSALFFRICIDEDFWGLVVAQNKEKCLVDLQQRKLCTFAIQAAASKYESYIKQNLLERTELLKNAEEELKRSLAENKMVNCALIQHMDILTQLVHADGLTIFNQGDLFNYGHSPHKAQFYKIIQFLQNHTDKEFFKDYNFRLNHQDKFSDKLEFAGLMYLKVGLENDYYIVWFRIENRSQVMQMMLENTKSENKRLKIWEDIRYDVAKPWNDAEINFVLRLNQIIKESIFAKLKERQLLNEELLSLNNELEMFTHTLSHDLKNPLSILKMGIQFLQQHPDNIDLTKINRWYQNFSRSVTNIEDIINNMVQISQHRASILDKEPIPMAYIIQRIFQENSMLYDVNNCQPCFGKLLPIWGEKSAAYQIFSNLIINAIKYSTQSDTPVVTIDSSHQNDHTHYRIQDNGIGIPSEQLPHIYEMFTRANNVGSIPGTGIGLSLVKRIMERLGGTIKIESEVGQGTTVHLYFPIVEPFPEQMLID
- a CDS encoding response regulator transcription factor, which gives rise to MIKILLVEDHMVVRNGIKLLLESQDGFEVVGEASNGKQALQFLASNPVPDIVLTDISMDEMDGMELLQMIKNQYETVKVVILSMLNQINYVIEAFESGLSGYLVKNVGYSELLFGLNHIAAGGRYLSEEIAMILLDQVSSGQSYTQLRGEMYEDFDISDRELEVLKLIAEGYTNVEIADKIFLSKRTVEGHRQNLIDKAGVKNTAHLVKFAFERGILN
- a CDS encoding RNA polymerase sigma factor; the encoded protein is MENTTIDQLFKEKRPTLKYLAAQFTNDPDEREDLVQETMVRSLASIEKFLKHPKLMSWLYIIMKNTYINQYTRNKRLENYRSEYISTGYRNDMATNRGESNFVASDIQQALNSLSKDYYNVFVMFLEGFKYYEIAEHLQIPEGTVKTRIHMARKSLQKQLKIYSKSVD
- a CDS encoding SIMPL domain-containing protein, giving the protein MKKLLIYTFLIGLSGSLFLSSCGKIAHENPNRIRVSGEGKIRIMPDQVTLTINTSFTKPRMVDAVRETQATVDTVLALLKKYGNDKQDIKTSSVSANKDYQYVANTNKFVGYQAQQTIDFVLHDLSKFTELTGKLLETKISGIGSISFDHSKADSILREADLIAYDDALKSAKKLASRADIKIGKLLYLSNDGTVSNESNQYRTGMALETFNKGYGGDGFKITPEVLEFKRTIFTEFEIK
- a CDS encoding GH1 family beta-glucosidase; its protein translation is MLLTKDAFGEDFIWGVSTAAYQIEGAHDLHGKGPSIWDVFVQKRNRVFQNQHGNEACDFYNRYDQDLYLMKGMHIPNYRFSLSWSRIFPNGIGEVNQRGLDFYDRLIDLSLELGITPWITLYHWDLPHALEKKGGWVNREVKDWFGEFVSKCVQTYGDRVKNWMVLNEPTVFTAAGYFFGVHAPERRGLGNFLAAVHHAALAQAHGGRIIKSIQADSHVGTTFSCSHVEPFSSRDKDILAAKKADVLLNRLFIEPLLGMGYPTEEIKILNRIEKYIQVNDEKDLKFNMDFIGVQNYTREVIRYAMFVPYLRAKIVSAKKRRVEMTEMNWEVYPASIYYMLKKFSSYSNMPPLIVTENGAAFADQVENGIVHDPKRVNYLQDALKQVYRAKQENVNIKGYFVWTFLDNFEWAEGYRPRFGLVYVDFKNQMRIIKSSGQWYANFLNNNASHSE
- a CDS encoding DUF2809 domain-containing protein; the protein is MLKKITNIQYLFLAIATIILGLLSRKIGAIPPICGDVLYAVMVYWLSRFILIKNSFLFSSIITVVCCFTIEFLQLIQSPFFLWIRTNMLLRLVFGQGFVWSDLIAYCLGAIAATSLDFGWHLKLKSVLTERD
- a CDS encoding low specificity L-threonine aldolase, with the protein product MYSFKNDYSEGAHPRILDKLIETNLIQQSGYGDDEYAKETKSILRRKIANELACVYFLSGGTQTNLLVLSFLLRVHEAVISAKTGHISANETGAIEATGHKVITVETISGKLTPEDIIKTLKEHALAPHVVKPRIVYISNSTEIGTIYTLVELQALFGCCQQHHLLLYLDGARLGHALTAANNDLALSDLGKYCDVFYIGGTKNGALLGEAIIFNKPELAMDFDYAIKQKGALLAKGRVLSVQFLELFKDDLYFQLAQKANSYAMQISKAIKEKGYSFLTDSTTNQLFPILPKSLIQALSQKYQFYIWKEIDHDNAAIRLITSWATEEEQVLNFIADLSDLR